The Streptococcus sp. S5 genome contains a region encoding:
- the pcsB gene encoding peptidoglycan hydrolase PcsB codes for MKKKLFATILLSTVALSQGAVVAGVSADSTDDKIAAQDNKINSINQQQQSAQAQVDQIQGQVSEIKQQQENLQAENDRLNEESERLSAEIDELSKNIVARQESLANQARSAQTTGTATSYINAIVSSGSLTEAISRISAMNEIADANNKMLQEQKRDKEDIAQKQKENNDAINTVIANKQQLEDDAQALSTKEAELKVAQLNLAAEKSSAENEKNALLQQKAEAEKAAAAAAAAEAAYRAKQKEQQAAVKASANTTLQAQVQAAAQTPAATPAAAAQTPTAAAQPAVQTQAAASAAPVATVSRPTYSTSASSYPVGECTWGAKTLAPWAGDYWGNGGQWAASAAAAGFRTGSQPQVGAIACWNDGGYGHVAVVTAVQSTTSIQVSESNYNGIRSIGNYRGWFNPTTAQGTVTYIYPN; via the coding sequence ATGAAGAAAAAATTATTTGCCACAATCTTATTGAGTACAGTTGCTTTATCACAAGGTGCTGTTGTAGCAGGTGTATCAGCTGACTCAACAGATGATAAGATTGCTGCTCAAGATAACAAAATCAATAGTATTAATCAACAACAACAAAGTGCACAAGCTCAGGTAGATCAAATCCAAGGTCAAGTATCTGAAATTAAACAACAACAAGAAAATCTTCAAGCTGAAAATGACCGTTTGAATGAAGAATCTGAACGATTGTCAGCTGAGATCGATGAGTTGTCAAAAAATATTGTTGCTCGTCAAGAATCACTTGCAAATCAAGCACGTAGTGCTCAAACAACTGGAACTGCAACAAGCTATATTAATGCGATTGTTAGCTCTGGATCTTTGACAGAAGCTATCTCACGTATTTCTGCTATGAATGAAATTGCAGATGCTAACAACAAAATGTTGCAAGAGCAAAAACGTGATAAAGAAGATATTGCACAAAAACAAAAAGAAAACAACGACGCTATCAATACTGTTATTGCAAATAAACAGCAATTAGAAGATGATGCGCAAGCTTTGTCAACTAAAGAAGCTGAGTTGAAAGTGGCACAATTGAATTTGGCAGCTGAAAAATCATCTGCTGAAAACGAAAAGAACGCTTTGTTGCAACAAAAAGCTGAAGCTGAAAAAGCGGCAGCGGCAGCGGCAGCAGCCGAAGCAGCTTACCGTGCAAAACAAAAGGAACAACAAGCAGCTGTGAAAGCTTCTGCAAATACTACCCTTCAAGCACAAGTTCAGGCAGCAGCTCAAACACCTGCTGCAACACCAGCGGCAGCAGCTCAAACACCTACAGCAGCAGCTCAACCTGCTGTTCAAACTCAAGCAGCAGCATCAGCAGCACCAGTAGCAACTGTTTCTCGTCCAACTTATAGTACATCTGCATCATCTTATCCAGTTGGTGAATGTACATGGGGTGCGAAGACATTGGCTCCATGGGCTGGCGATTACTGGGGCAACGGTGGTCAATGGGCTGCAAGTGCAGCGGCTGCTGGATTCCGCACAGGATCTCAACCACAAGTTGGTGCTATTGCATGTTGGAATGATGGTGGATATGGACACGTAGCAGTCGTTACAGCTGTTCAATCTACAACAAGTATCCAAGTTTCTGAATCTAACTATAACGGTATCCGTAGTATTGGAAATTACCGTGGTTGGTTCAACCCAACAACAGCTCAAGGTACTGTAACTTATATCTATCCAAACTAA
- the mreC gene encoding rod shape-determining protein MreC, translating into MFLNRFFKIFSFVFVLTVSGILFLFPSVRTSIVLKFSDILAIVDKAVSVPFVVVESKAKDLKNLSELNDENRSLKSRLYQKDIDQSKLNRLESENRELKDLMSIKNSVSGSKQVVSEIIDRNYGSWDQEFVIDKGSSDGISDSMFVLSSGGVIGVVESIEKNSSKVKLLVEDTISSQHLTFKIESQGQSIFALLNGYEEKTGEFRLLQIGDPIEIKKGTLVSTSGLGKYKSSDLPLGTVTSTQKVSDQLGQEIRVKPKANLDVNRYVLLIGE; encoded by the coding sequence ATGTTCTTGAATCGATTCTTTAAAATTTTTAGTTTTGTGTTTGTTTTAACTGTTTCAGGAATTTTATTTCTTTTTCCATCTGTTAGAACTTCGATTGTTTTAAAATTTTCTGATATATTAGCTATTGTTGATAAGGCAGTATCGGTACCATTTGTTGTTGTGGAATCTAAGGCAAAGGATTTAAAGAATTTATCTGAATTAAATGATGAAAACCGTTCGTTAAAATCACGTCTTTATCAAAAGGATATTGACCAGTCAAAACTTAACCGTTTGGAATCAGAAAATAGAGAATTAAAGGATTTGATGTCAATCAAGAATTCTGTATCGGGTTCTAAACAAGTCGTTAGTGAGATTATTGACCGTAATTATGGTTCGTGGGATCAGGAATTTGTTATTGATAAAGGTAGTTCAGATGGAATTTCTGATTCTATGTTTGTTCTTTCGTCTGGTGGCGTCATTGGTGTGGTAGAAAGTATAGAGAAAAATTCTAGCAAAGTGAAATTATTAGTTGAAGATACTATTTCTTCACAACACCTGACGTTTAAAATTGAGAGTCAAGGTCAATCTATTTTTGCTTTATTAAATGGTTATGAAGAGAAGACAGGTGAGTTTCGGTTGTTGCAAATTGGAGATCCAATTGAAATTAAAAAAGGAACACTCGTTTCAACAAGTGGCTTAGGAAAATACAAGAGTAGTGACTTACCTCTTGGGACTGTGACTTCTACTCAAAAGGTATCTGATCAGTTAGGGCAAGAAATTCGTGTGAAACCAAAGGCTAATTTAGATGTCAATCGTTATGTACTATTGATTGGAGAGTAG
- a CDS encoding ribose-phosphate diphosphokinase, with protein MSFSDLMLFALSSNQELAQRVSREMGLPLGKSTVRQFSDGEIQVNIEESIRGKDVYILQSTSSPVNDNLMEILIMVDALKRASAQSINVVMPYYGYARQDRKARAREPITSKLVANMLEVAGVDRLLTIDLHAAQIQGFFDIPVDHLMGAPLIADYFERRGMIGKDYVVVSPDHGGVTRARKLAEFLKTPIAIIDKRRSVDKMNTSEVMNIIGSVEGKTCILIDDMIDTAGTICHAADALAEAGAVEVYASCTHPVLSGPAMGNIQKSAIKKLVVLDTIYLPEDRLIDKIEQISIAKLLAEAIVRIHENRPLSPLFEIGNAKKC; from the coding sequence ATGTCATTTTCTGATTTAATGCTCTTTGCTTTGTCGTCAAATCAAGAATTGGCTCAACGTGTGTCTCGCGAAATGGGACTACCGCTTGGAAAGTCAACGGTTCGTCAATTTTCTGATGGAGAAATTCAGGTTAATATTGAAGAATCAATCCGTGGGAAAGATGTTTATATTTTGCAATCCACTAGCTCACCGGTTAATGATAATCTTATGGAAATTTTGATTATGGTAGATGCCTTGAAACGAGCTAGTGCGCAATCGATTAATGTGGTGATGCCGTATTACGGCTATGCTCGTCAAGACCGGAAAGCTCGGGCTCGTGAACCAATCACTTCTAAGTTGGTAGCTAATATGCTTGAGGTTGCTGGAGTTGATCGTCTCTTGACAATTGATTTGCACGCTGCTCAAATTCAAGGCTTCTTTGATATTCCTGTTGACCACTTGATGGGTGCGCCTTTGATCGCAGACTATTTCGAACGTCGCGGGATGATTGGAAAAGACTATGTTGTTGTCAGTCCAGACCATGGTGGTGTGACTCGTGCTCGGAAATTGGCTGAATTTTTGAAGACTCCGATTGCGATTATTGATAAACGCCGGAGTGTCGATAAGATGAATACGAGTGAAGTGATGAATATCATTGGGAGTGTTGAAGGTAAAACTTGTATTTTGATTGATGATATGATTGATACAGCTGGTACAATCTGTCATGCGGCGGATGCCCTTGCTGAAGCAGGAGCTGTAGAGGTTTATGCAAGCTGTACGCACCCTGTTTTATCAGGTCCAGCGATGGGCAACATTCAAAAATCAGCGATTAAAAAATTGGTGGTATTGGATACGATTTATCTACCGGAAGATCGATTGATTGATAAGATTGAGCAAATTTCGATTGCCAAACTCCTTGCTGAAGCAATTGTGCGTATTCATGAAAATCGTCCTCTTTCCCCTCTATTTGAAATCGGAAATGCCAAAAAATGTTAA
- the mreD gene encoding rod shape-determining protein MreD: MKVIRKYHFFPLFLLISLFVDGQISFLISRFSPSSFEPTSFLFLYGFMLLSLYFSEIASIWLGILFGFCFDVYFLRTIGIAFLVFPFLQVIFYRCNQIILVNRLTRFFTFLLTILIFQVSTNLLLVIFVGIKFKWITLIIHQIAPSLILNMLLMIVLQPLLEKIYL; encoded by the coding sequence GTGAAAGTCATACGTAAGTACCATTTTTTCCCTTTATTCTTGTTAATATCTTTATTTGTTGATGGGCAAATCTCTTTTCTTATTTCTCGTTTCAGTCCAAGCTCCTTTGAACCTACTTCATTTTTATTTCTATATGGTTTTATGTTACTGAGTCTCTATTTCTCGGAGATAGCTAGTATTTGGTTGGGAATCCTCTTTGGTTTTTGTTTTGATGTGTATTTTTTACGCACTATAGGAATTGCCTTCCTAGTCTTCCCTTTCTTACAGGTGATTTTTTATCGGTGTAATCAGATTATTTTGGTCAATCGATTGACTCGTTTTTTTACATTTTTATTAACGATTCTAATATTTCAGGTTTCAACCAATCTTCTTCTGGTTATTTTTGTTGGTATAAAATTCAAATGGATTACTCTCATTATCCATCAAATTGCGCCTAGTTTAATTTTGAATATGCTTCTAATGATCGTATTACAGCCTTTACTTGAAAAGATTTATTTATAA
- the srtB gene encoding class B sortase, LPKTxAVK-specific → MKRAGEKSSNKLGVVIAALVAVVVLVAGFIFFNPFGGTKSSGTAKKTTGTSSTKQETKYEPSQEEKDYLKNRFAQLTAVNPEAIAYVYAPGTELDEPVVQTTDNETYLNKTFDGGNEPYMGTVFMDMDNKKDFSDRLTWLFGHARGSKVGDHRMFNDVNYYDKQEYLDQHPYVVIETPERKYYYEVMGLVIVPEDTAFYRTSFTDDNDFTTQLKNIYESARTKNPNIKIKASDKYLVLSTCREEDETIRSNLYLRQIPDSEMKDFVAKHADQLKYVATRGQQ, encoded by the coding sequence ATGAAAAGAGCTGGGGAAAAAAGTTCAAATAAATTGGGTGTTGTAATTGCTGCTCTTGTTGCAGTTGTTGTTCTTGTTGCTGGATTTATTTTCTTTAATCCATTTGGAGGAACTAAGTCATCTGGCACGGCTAAAAAAACAACTGGAACAAGCTCAACCAAGCAAGAAACTAAATATGAACCAAGCCAAGAAGAAAAAGATTACTTGAAAAATCGTTTTGCTCAGTTAACAGCTGTTAACCCTGAGGCAATTGCTTATGTCTATGCACCGGGTACTGAGTTGGATGAACCTGTTGTACAAACCACTGACAATGAAACTTATTTGAATAAGACGTTTGATGGTGGAAATGAACCATACATGGGGACAGTCTTCATGGATATGGACAACAAGAAAGACTTCAGTGATCGTTTGACTTGGTTGTTTGGTCATGCTCGTGGTAGTAAGGTCGGCGATCATCGCATGTTTAATGATGTCAACTACTATGACAAACAAGAGTATTTGGACCAACATCCGTATGTTGTGATTGAGACACCAGAGCGGAAATATTATTATGAAGTAATGGGATTGGTCATTGTCCCAGAGGACACCGCTTTCTACCGTACAAGCTTTACTGATGACAATGATTTTACGACACAATTGAAGAATATCTATGAGTCAGCTCGTACGAAGAATCCTAATATCAAGATCAAAGCATCTGATAAATACTTAGTATTGTCAACTTGTCGTGAAGAGGATGAAACCATTCGTTCTAACCTCTACCTTCGTCAAATTCCTGATTCAGAAATGAAGGATTTTGTGGCAAAACATGCAGATCAATTGAAATACGTGGCAACACGTGGTCAACAATAA
- the abpA gene encoding amylase-binding adhesin AbpA: protein MKKVLLSSVAALAVFAAAAPVLAEGGVNGGANNPRGPQDTDVASKYYDQSEFVSARTVEEYLNGHMDEIKAEAAADPAVVAAKAEFDAVEGGSHLYGEKKAAYEAAFNTAFLNVRNKYVQQFQTVQNTAKKKEGRYYILNETPEQANARYLKEHGINPEQANADAAKADAAKADAAKAEEAAKKAEAGKAGSKQAGKALPKTSAVK from the coding sequence ATGAAAAAAGTTTTATTATCATCAGTAGCAGCTCTTGCAGTATTTGCTGCAGCAGCACCAGTTCTTGCCGAAGGTGGAGTCAACGGTGGAGCTAACAATCCTAGAGGACCTCAAGATACTGACGTCGCTTCAAAATACTATGATCAATCTGAATTTGTAAGTGCTCGTACAGTTGAAGAATACCTTAACGGTCACATGGACGAAATCAAAGCTGAAGCAGCGGCTGATCCAGCAGTAGTAGCAGCTAAAGCTGAATTTGATGCTGTTGAAGGTGGTTCACACCTTTACGGAGAAAAGAAAGCAGCTTATGAAGCAGCATTCAATACTGCATTCTTGAACGTACGTAACAAATATGTACAACAATTCCAAACTGTTCAAAACACAGCTAAGAAAAAAGAAGGCCGTTACTATATCTTGAATGAAACTCCAGAACAAGCTAACGCTCGTTACTTGAAAGAACATGGAATTAATCCAGAACAAGCTAACGCAGACGCAGCTAAAGCAGACGCAGCTAAAGCTGACGCAGCTAAAGCAGAAGAAGCAGCTAAAAAAGCAGAAGCTGGTAAAGCTGGTTCAAAACAAGCTGGTAAAGCTCTTCCAAAAACAAGCGCAGTTAAATAA